In Triticum urartu cultivar G1812 chromosome 6, Tu2.1, whole genome shotgun sequence, the following proteins share a genomic window:
- the LOC125513514 gene encoding high mobility group B protein 9-like isoform X2, translating to MSVADVAAAADKGKEKVEEPVPAARAAGGGNGRFMAYPARMAEHKSVVADAALFRAELEKLHAHMGTKLKVPIIGGKDLDLHQLFKEVTSRGGIDKVKAENRWREVTASFIFPVTATNASFMLKKYYMSLLYHFEQLYFFGAQGWYQQESDPRSLPFIEVRAETQNTDKRKRATNASSDPALASDNVDVDVIIDGKFEHGYIVTVITGSKSTKAVLYNYSEEPALTTLAPTMPVNNTGSKGGRRRRQRRKKLSTTDPRHPKPNRSGYNFFFQDQHRKLKPDYPGQDRLISKMIGERWNNLSPEDKAVYQERGVQDKERYQSQLAAYREELRTGQPMSNPMPIIGNAPIQQTFPQTEVTIDEVDCKVSKGDMLLSNQRYNNSDEGVDSGGKLVEDEEFNTDTSREPSIDTTDSPGLLDPSADGDRFELRRRENPNKNEKQSTAPK from the exons ATGTCCGTTGCGGATGTTGCCGCTGCGGCGGACAAAGGTAAGGAGAAGGTGGAGGAGCCTGTGCCCGCGGCGAGGGCAGCGGGGGGCGGAAATGGGAGGTTCATGGCGTACCCGGCGCGGATGGCGGAGCACAAAAGCGTGGTGGCGGACGCCGCCCTCTTCAGGGCTGAGCTCGAGAAGCTGCACGCGCACATGGGCACAAAACTCAA GGTGCCAATTATTGGTGGAAAAGACctggatcttcatcaactattTAAGGAAGTTACCTCACGAGGTGGCATTGATAAG GTCAAGGCAGAAAACAGATGGAGAGAAGTAACCGCGTCATTTATTTTCCCTGTGACTGCGACAAATGCTTCTTTTATGTTGAAAAAATACTATATGTCGCTGTTATACCATTTTGAACAGCTCTACTTCTTTGGAGCACAGGGCTGGTATCAACAAGAAAGTG ATCCCAGATCACTGCCTTTCATAGAAGTGAGAGCTGAAACACAAAACACTGACAAAAGAAAAAGGGCCACCAATGCCTCTTCAG ACCCAGCTTTGGCTTCTGATAATGTCGATGTGGATGTAATAATTGATGGCAAGTTTGAACATGGTTACATTGTAACTGTTATTACGGGATCAAAATCCACAAAAGCAGTCCTTTATAATTACAGTGAGGAACCTGCTCTTACAACTCTGGCACCTACTATGCCCGTAAACAACACTGGTTCGAAGGGTGGACGTAGGCGGAGGCAACGCAGGAAGAAGCTAAGTACAACAGACCCCAGACATCCCAAACCAAACAGGAGCGGCTATAATTTCTTTTTCCAAGACCAGCACAGAAAGCTAAAGCCAGATTATCCTGGCCAGGACAGGCTGATCAGTAAAATGATTGGTGAACGGTGGAACAATCTAAGCCCTGAAGACAAAGCT GTGTACCAAGAAAGAGGTGTACAGGACAAGGAGAGATACCAGTCTCAGTTGGCTGCTTATAGAGAAGAACTGAGAACAGGCCAGCCTATGAGCAATCCTATGCCTATTATCGGCAATGCACCTATCCAGCAGACATTTCCCCAGACAGAAGTAACTATTGATGAAGTGGACTGCAAGGTCAGTAAAGGAGATATGCTGCTGTCCAATCAAAGGTACAACAACAGTGACGAAGGTGTTGATTCAGGTGGAAAACTTGTTGAAGATGAAGAGTTCAACACGGATACATCTCGTGAGCCTAGCATTGATACCACTGATTCGCCTGGGCTGCTTGATCCTTCTGCTGATGGCGACCGGTTTGAACTTCGCAGGAGGGAGAACCCCAACAAAAATGAGAAACAGAGCACTGCACCTAAATAA
- the LOC125513514 gene encoding high mobility group B protein 9-like isoform X1, which produces MRGDTRAAAEMSVADVAAAADKGKEKVEEPVPAARAAGGGNGRFMAYPARMAEHKSVVADAALFRAELEKLHAHMGTKLKVPIIGGKDLDLHQLFKEVTSRGGIDKVKAENRWREVTASFIFPVTATNASFMLKKYYMSLLYHFEQLYFFGAQGWYQQESDPRSLPFIEVRAETQNTDKRKRATNASSDPALASDNVDVDVIIDGKFEHGYIVTVITGSKSTKAVLYNYSEEPALTTLAPTMPVNNTGSKGGRRRRQRRKKLSTTDPRHPKPNRSGYNFFFQDQHRKLKPDYPGQDRLISKMIGERWNNLSPEDKAVYQERGVQDKERYQSQLAAYREELRTGQPMSNPMPIIGNAPIQQTFPQTEVTIDEVDCKVSKGDMLLSNQRYNNSDEGVDSGGKLVEDEEFNTDTSREPSIDTTDSPGLLDPSADGDRFELRRRENPNKNEKQSTAPK; this is translated from the exons ATGCGAG GGGATACCAGGGCAGCGGCGGAGATGTCCGTTGCGGATGTTGCCGCTGCGGCGGACAAAGGTAAGGAGAAGGTGGAGGAGCCTGTGCCCGCGGCGAGGGCAGCGGGGGGCGGAAATGGGAGGTTCATGGCGTACCCGGCGCGGATGGCGGAGCACAAAAGCGTGGTGGCGGACGCCGCCCTCTTCAGGGCTGAGCTCGAGAAGCTGCACGCGCACATGGGCACAAAACTCAA GGTGCCAATTATTGGTGGAAAAGACctggatcttcatcaactattTAAGGAAGTTACCTCACGAGGTGGCATTGATAAG GTCAAGGCAGAAAACAGATGGAGAGAAGTAACCGCGTCATTTATTTTCCCTGTGACTGCGACAAATGCTTCTTTTATGTTGAAAAAATACTATATGTCGCTGTTATACCATTTTGAACAGCTCTACTTCTTTGGAGCACAGGGCTGGTATCAACAAGAAAGTG ATCCCAGATCACTGCCTTTCATAGAAGTGAGAGCTGAAACACAAAACACTGACAAAAGAAAAAGGGCCACCAATGCCTCTTCAG ACCCAGCTTTGGCTTCTGATAATGTCGATGTGGATGTAATAATTGATGGCAAGTTTGAACATGGTTACATTGTAACTGTTATTACGGGATCAAAATCCACAAAAGCAGTCCTTTATAATTACAGTGAGGAACCTGCTCTTACAACTCTGGCACCTACTATGCCCGTAAACAACACTGGTTCGAAGGGTGGACGTAGGCGGAGGCAACGCAGGAAGAAGCTAAGTACAACAGACCCCAGACATCCCAAACCAAACAGGAGCGGCTATAATTTCTTTTTCCAAGACCAGCACAGAAAGCTAAAGCCAGATTATCCTGGCCAGGACAGGCTGATCAGTAAAATGATTGGTGAACGGTGGAACAATCTAAGCCCTGAAGACAAAGCT GTGTACCAAGAAAGAGGTGTACAGGACAAGGAGAGATACCAGTCTCAGTTGGCTGCTTATAGAGAAGAACTGAGAACAGGCCAGCCTATGAGCAATCCTATGCCTATTATCGGCAATGCACCTATCCAGCAGACATTTCCCCAGACAGAAGTAACTATTGATGAAGTGGACTGCAAGGTCAGTAAAGGAGATATGCTGCTGTCCAATCAAAGGTACAACAACAGTGACGAAGGTGTTGATTCAGGTGGAAAACTTGTTGAAGATGAAGAGTTCAACACGGATACATCTCGTGAGCCTAGCATTGATACCACTGATTCGCCTGGGCTGCTTGATCCTTCTGCTGATGGCGACCGGTTTGAACTTCGCAGGAGGGAGAACCCCAACAAAAATGAGAAACAGAGCACTGCACCTAAATAA